One genomic region from Sphingobacterium sp. UGAL515B_05 encodes:
- a CDS encoding RNA-binding S4 domain-containing protein has protein sequence MAGTSEKLRIDKYLWSIRLFKTRTLATEACKAGRVKLKGQNIKPSYEVKIGDVYHVQKGIEKKVVKVTGLLERRVDAKTAVQFYEDQTPVEETVGFKSVFHAPVLKRDRGTGRPTKKDRREIDDLQSSEWWEKEDE, from the coding sequence ATGGCTGGAACATCAGAAAAATTGAGAATTGATAAATATTTGTGGTCAATTCGCTTATTTAAGACAAGAACTTTGGCAACAGAGGCCTGTAAGGCAGGTCGGGTGAAACTAAAAGGCCAAAATATAAAACCCTCCTATGAAGTTAAGATCGGAGATGTATACCATGTCCAAAAGGGAATTGAGAAAAAAGTGGTGAAGGTGACAGGTCTTTTGGAACGTCGTGTTGACGCCAAGACTGCTGTTCAATTCTACGAGGATCAAACACCTGTTGAAGAAACTGTAGGGTTTAAATCCGTATTTCATGCTCCTGTCCTAAAACGCGACCGCGGTACAGGGCGACCTACTAAAAAAGACCGTCGTGAGATAGATGATTTACAATCTTCAGAATGGTGGGAGAAGGAAGATGAATAA
- a CDS encoding 2,3,4,5-tetrahydropyridine-2,6-dicarboxylate N-succinyltransferase encodes MVEPLKKLIEEAWEDRQLLEYKEYTEAIRTVIMKLDSGEIRVAEMIGTRWHVNDWIKKAVILYFPINDMREMTAGPFVFHDKMKLKTDYKHTGVRVVPGASARLGAYLAKGVIMMPSYVNIGAYVDEGTMVDTWATVGSCAQIGKHVHLSGGVGIGGVLEPVQAAPVIIEDNVFIGSRAIVVEGIRVEKEAVLGANVVLTASTKIIDVTGPQPVEYKGYVPARSVVIPGSYTKKFAAGEYQVPCALIIGQRKESTDKKTSLNDALRDHNVAV; translated from the coding sequence ATGGTAGAGCCACTTAAAAAACTGATTGAGGAAGCTTGGGAAGATAGGCAATTATTGGAATATAAAGAATATACAGAAGCCATCCGCACTGTTATCATGAAATTAGATAGCGGTGAAATCCGCGTCGCTGAAATGATCGGTACAAGATGGCACGTCAATGACTGGATAAAGAAAGCTGTTATTTTATATTTTCCAATCAATGATATGCGCGAAATGACTGCAGGTCCTTTTGTGTTTCATGATAAAATGAAATTAAAGACAGACTACAAACACACTGGAGTACGTGTTGTACCAGGGGCTTCTGCTCGTTTAGGTGCATATTTGGCTAAAGGAGTGATTATGATGCCTTCTTACGTTAACATCGGTGCTTATGTAGACGAAGGTACCATGGTGGATACTTGGGCAACTGTTGGCTCTTGTGCACAAATTGGTAAACATGTACACTTAAGTGGCGGCGTCGGAATTGGTGGCGTATTAGAGCCTGTACAAGCAGCTCCAGTGATTATTGAGGACAATGTTTTCATTGGTTCAAGAGCGATTGTAGTAGAAGGTATTCGTGTAGAGAAAGAAGCTGTGTTGGGTGCTAATGTGGTATTGACAGCGTCAACAAAAATTATCGACGTTACGGGACCTCAACCAGTAGAATATAAAGGTTATGTACCTGCCCGCTCTGTTGTTATCCCGGGTTCTTACACCAAAAAATTTGCGGCAGGGGAATATCAAGTTCCTTGCGCTTTGATCATTGGTCAACGTAAAGAGTCTACAGACAAAAAGACTTCATTAAATGATGCACTACGTGATCATAATGTAGCTGTATAA